From one Stigmatopora nigra isolate UIUO_SnigA chromosome 8, RoL_Snig_1.1, whole genome shotgun sequence genomic stretch:
- the mfsd1 gene encoding lysosomal dipeptide transporter MFSD1 isoform X1: MVDADDHRTLLPAETTNEDPVSGGETRGRLPAICDPTHGLHRVVILIFMCFLGFGSYFCYDNPAALQTQVLQDLNLNTAKFMQFYAWYSWPNVVLCFFGGFLIDRVFGIRLGTIIFSLFVCTGQVIFATGALVNHIWLMELGRFVFGIGGESLAVAQNTYAVNWFKGKELNLVFGLQLSMARLGSTVNMNIMDWVYGKVSLLVGSPGHITLGCSLMLAAATCIFSLTCAVVLALLDKRAEKVLKKEQGKTGEVIQLTDVKDFPFPLWIIFIICVSYYVAIFPFIGLGQVFFIEKFNFSPAEARAVNSIVYIISAPASPFLGFVVDKTGRNVIWVMCAVCTTLASHMMLAFTFWNPWIGMSLLGVSYSLLACALWPMVAFVVPEHQLGTAYGFMQSIQNLGLALIAMTAGAILDTKGYLFLEVFFCSCICIALMAVVMLYLVDYLRGGDLNRSAAARAKLLKEATSVAEKRRRPSQLTEGDLARLSPMSAFGLRNRYLSKLGTQLPGHCSSHLSSLAHRSVLK; the protein is encoded by the exons ATGGTGGACGCCGACGACCACCGGACTTTGCTGCCCGCAGAGACCACCAATGAAGACCCTGTGTCCGGTGGTGAGACACGCGGACGGTTGCCCGCCATCTGTGACCCGACGCACGGTTTACACCGAGTAGTCATCCTGATTTTCATGTGTTTCCTCGGATTCG GGAGCTATTTTTGTTATGACAATCCAGCTGCTCTTCAGACGCAAGTTCTTCAG gatttGAACCTGAACACTGCCAAGTTCATGCAGTTCTATGCCTGGTATTCCTGGCCCAATGTTGTCCTgtgcttttttgggggattcCTCATCGATAGAGTCTTTGGCATCAG acTGGGGACCATCATTTTCTCCCTCTTTGTTTGTACTGGACAG GTCATATTTGCCACTGGGGCTTTGGTGAATCATATTTGGCTGATGGAACTGGGACGTTTTGTATTTGG TATTGGAGGAGAGTCCTTGGCTGTTGCCCAGAACACGTATGCAGTCAACTGGTTTAAAGGAAAGGAGCTCAATCTTGTGTTTGGTCTTCAGTTAAGCATGGCACGCTTG GGCAGCACGGTGAACATGAACATTATGGACTGGGTTTACGGCAAAGTGTCTCTCCTGGTCGGCTCCCCGGGTCACATAACGCTAGGCTGCTCGCTCATGTTAG CTGCTGCAACCTGCATATTCTCTCTAACCTGTGCTGTGGTGCTGGCATTACTTGACAAAAGAGCAGAGAAAGTCCTCAAGAAAGAGCAAGGAAAAACTG GTGAGGTTATTCAACTGACTGATGTGAAAGACTTCCCCTTCCCTCTGTGGATCATCTTTATCATTTGCGTGAGCTACTATGTGGCCATCTTCCCTTTTATTGGACTGGGACA GGTCTTTTTCATCGAGAAGTTCAACTTTTCACCTGCAGAAGCAAGAGCTGTCAACAG CATCGTTTACATCATCTCGGCTCCAGCATCTCCATTTTTGGGGTTTGTGGTGGACAAGACTGGGAGGAATGTGATTTGGGTGATGTGCGCTGTGTGCACTACTCTTGCCTCTCACATGATGCTGGCCTTCACCTTTTGGAACCCGTGGATTGGCATG TCACTGTTGGGGGTTTCCTACTCACTCTTGGCATGCGCACTGTGGCCCATGGTGGCCTTTGTGGTACCTGAGCACCAGCTGGGAACAGCCTACGGCTT CATGCAGTCCATCCAGAATTTGGGACTGGCACTCATCGCCATGACAGCAGGAGCCATCCTAGACACTAAAGGATACCTGTTTCTGgaagtctttttttgttcctgTATCTGCA TTGCACTGATGGCAGTGGTTATGCTTTACTTGGTCGACTATCTAAGAG GAGGTGATTTGAACCGGTCGGCTGCAGCCAGAGCCAAACTCCTAAAAGAGGCCACTTCAGTTGCCGA GAAAAGGCGACGGCCCAGTCAGCTTACTGAGGGCGATCTGGCTAGATTGTCACCTATGTCTGCTTTTGGCTTACGCAACCGCTACCTCTCCAAATTAGGAACACAG CTGCCAGGCCACTGCTCCAGCCATCTGTCATCGCTTGCCCACAGGAGTGTTCTGAAGTGA
- the mfsd1 gene encoding lysosomal dipeptide transporter MFSD1 isoform X2: MVDADDHRTLLPAETTNEDPVSGGETRGRLPAICDPTHGLHRVVILIFMCFLGFGSYFCYDNPAALQTQVLQDLNLNTAKFMQFYAWYSWPNVVLCFFGGFLIDRVFGIRLGTIIFSLFVCTGQVIFATGALVNHIWLMELGRFVFGIGGESLAVAQNTYAVNWFKGKELNLVFGLQLSMARLGSTVNMNIMDWVYGKVSLLVGSPGHITLGCSLMLAAATCIFSLTCAVVLALLDKRAEKVLKKEQGKTGEVIQLTDVKDFPFPLWIIFIICVSYYVAIFPFIGLGQVFFIEKFNFSPAEARAVNSIVYIISAPASPFLGFVVDKTGRNVIWVMCAVCTTLASHMMLAFTFWNPWIGMSLLGVSYSLLACALWPMVAFVVPEHQLGTAYGFMQSIQNLGLALIAMTAGAILDTKGYLFLEVFFCSCICIALMAVVMLYLVDYLRGGDLNRSAAARAKLLKEATSVAE, translated from the exons ATGGTGGACGCCGACGACCACCGGACTTTGCTGCCCGCAGAGACCACCAATGAAGACCCTGTGTCCGGTGGTGAGACACGCGGACGGTTGCCCGCCATCTGTGACCCGACGCACGGTTTACACCGAGTAGTCATCCTGATTTTCATGTGTTTCCTCGGATTCG GGAGCTATTTTTGTTATGACAATCCAGCTGCTCTTCAGACGCAAGTTCTTCAG gatttGAACCTGAACACTGCCAAGTTCATGCAGTTCTATGCCTGGTATTCCTGGCCCAATGTTGTCCTgtgcttttttgggggattcCTCATCGATAGAGTCTTTGGCATCAG acTGGGGACCATCATTTTCTCCCTCTTTGTTTGTACTGGACAG GTCATATTTGCCACTGGGGCTTTGGTGAATCATATTTGGCTGATGGAACTGGGACGTTTTGTATTTGG TATTGGAGGAGAGTCCTTGGCTGTTGCCCAGAACACGTATGCAGTCAACTGGTTTAAAGGAAAGGAGCTCAATCTTGTGTTTGGTCTTCAGTTAAGCATGGCACGCTTG GGCAGCACGGTGAACATGAACATTATGGACTGGGTTTACGGCAAAGTGTCTCTCCTGGTCGGCTCCCCGGGTCACATAACGCTAGGCTGCTCGCTCATGTTAG CTGCTGCAACCTGCATATTCTCTCTAACCTGTGCTGTGGTGCTGGCATTACTTGACAAAAGAGCAGAGAAAGTCCTCAAGAAAGAGCAAGGAAAAACTG GTGAGGTTATTCAACTGACTGATGTGAAAGACTTCCCCTTCCCTCTGTGGATCATCTTTATCATTTGCGTGAGCTACTATGTGGCCATCTTCCCTTTTATTGGACTGGGACA GGTCTTTTTCATCGAGAAGTTCAACTTTTCACCTGCAGAAGCAAGAGCTGTCAACAG CATCGTTTACATCATCTCGGCTCCAGCATCTCCATTTTTGGGGTTTGTGGTGGACAAGACTGGGAGGAATGTGATTTGGGTGATGTGCGCTGTGTGCACTACTCTTGCCTCTCACATGATGCTGGCCTTCACCTTTTGGAACCCGTGGATTGGCATG TCACTGTTGGGGGTTTCCTACTCACTCTTGGCATGCGCACTGTGGCCCATGGTGGCCTTTGTGGTACCTGAGCACCAGCTGGGAACAGCCTACGGCTT CATGCAGTCCATCCAGAATTTGGGACTGGCACTCATCGCCATGACAGCAGGAGCCATCCTAGACACTAAAGGATACCTGTTTCTGgaagtctttttttgttcctgTATCTGCA TTGCACTGATGGCAGTGGTTATGCTTTACTTGGTCGACTATCTAAGAG GAGGTGATTTGAACCGGTCGGCTGCAGCCAGAGCCAAACTCCTAAAAGAGGCCACTTCAGTTGCCGA atga
- the p2ry13 gene encoding P2Y purinoceptor 13: MALPNNTTDKCQRDLTITSVVFPTLYSILFICALLLNLLAAWIFFSIPSKSTFMVFLKNLVVADLLMTLTIPLKILTDAGVGSSPLRAFYCRYSAVLFYITMYISIIWLGLISLDRYLKIVQPFGQGTLQKVWFSKVLSVAVWAVMLSLALPNVILSNQPPRISNGRVKCTSMKNEIGLLWHEGFSYFCQVVFWATLTLMVFCYTFISKKVYESYKASKSSSKATNYKTKAKVFVVVAVFFICFAPYHFARVPYTRQQVSKTKQQCRVNGLFLAKETTLWLSATNVCLDPLIYVFLCSMFRKKLTAVLRRKPVYKGDSPTATTTQLEMSQMAGRLVSTGPPK; this comes from the exons ATGGCATTGCCCAACAACACCACCGACAAGTGTCAACGGGATCTCACCATAACCTCAGTGGTCTTTCCCACCCTGTACAGTATCCTCTTCATATGTGCCCTGCTGCTCAATTTATTGGCGGCATGGATTTTCTTCAGTATTCCTAGCAAATCAACCTTCATGGTCTTTTTAAAGAATCTG GTCGTAGCTGACTTATTAATGACATTGACGATCCCCCTCAAAATACTGACAGACGCCGGTGTGGGTTCAAGTCCACTCCGGGCTTTCTACTGCCGTTACTCAGCCGTTCTATTCTACATTACCATGTACATCAGCATCATCTGGCTGGGCCTAATCAGCCTGGACCGCTACCTGAAGATAGTTCAGCCATTTGGACAGGGTACTCTACAGAAGGTCTGGTTCAGCAAGGTGCTGAGTGTTGCCGTGTGGGCGGTCATGTTATCATTGGCGTTACCCAATGTGATACTAAGCAACCAACCGCCACGCATCTCTAATGGAAGGGTCAAGTGCACCTCCATGAAGAACGAGATTGGCCTACTCTGGCATGAAGGATTCAGTTACTTCTGTCAG GTGGTCTTCTGGGCAACGTTGACCCTAATGGTGTTCTGTTACACTTTCATCAGCAAGAAAGTGTATGAGTCATACAAAGCATCAAAAAGCAGCTCAAAGGCAACTAACTACAAAACCAAAGCCAAAGTCTTTGTGGTGGTGGCTGTGTTCTTCATCTGCTTTGCTCCCTACCACTTTGCACGGGTTCCCTACACTCGGCAACAAGTCAGCAAAACCAAACAGCAGTGCCGAGTGAATGGGCTTTTCCTAGCCAAGGAGACGACGCTGTGGCTGTCGGCAACCAATGTGTGTCTGGATCCGCTCATTTACGTGTTTCTGTGCAGCATGTTCAGGAAGAAACTCACAGCTGTCCTTCGACGCAAACCCGTATACAAAGGAGACTCTCCTACTGCCACGACCACACAGCTAGAGATGTCACAAATGGCAGGCCGATTGGTGAGCACAGGGCCACCAAAGTAA
- the p2ry12 gene encoding P2Y purinoceptor 12, with the protein MATNTTFFQGNHSTLTCSRDNVLKTVVFPILYSIMFLAGLSLNGLAVWVFLRIPARSNFIIYLKNIVVADVIMTLTFPFKVLSDSNAASVGLRIFVCRVSSVLFYLTMYISILFFGLISIDRCRKTLAPFKGTNATRLARRKYLSAAMWIFLLALCLPNVIMTSKTPTSPYFKCNDLKDRAGLFWHVVVNHVCQVIFWGNLVIVILCYTLITRELYKSYSRTKAHGPGGCRTSTKQKQQAKKKMNTNVFVVLAVFFVCFVPFHFARVPYTMSQTRDVLFDCQLKLFLFQLKEGTLFLSSLNSLLDPLIYFFLCKSFRITLFKTLRLPPGTCSWLLERGSETDSSNTALREASFSARGEPVGC; encoded by the exons ATGGCCACAAACACGACTTTTTTCCAAGGCAATCACAGCACCTTGACCTGCTCCCGAGACAATGTCTTAAAGACGGTTGTTTTCCCCATCCTCTACTCAATCATGTTCCTGGCAGGGCTGTCTCTTAACGGCTTGGCGGTGTGGGTGTTCCTGCGCATCCCCGCCCGCTCCAATTTCATCATCTACCTAAAAAATATTGTGGTTGCCGATGTCATAATGACCCTCACGTTCCCTTTCAAG GTGTTATCAGACTCCAACGCGGCATCCGTTGGCCTTCGAATATTCGTGTGCAGGGTCTCCTCAGTCCTTTTCTACCTCACCATGTACATCAGCATCCTATTCTTTGGCCTCATAAGCATTGACCGCTGCAGAAAAACCCTGGCGCCGTTCAAAGGCACCAACGCCACAAGACTTGCCCGCAGGAAATACCTCTCCGCCGCAATGTGGATATTCCTCCTGGCTCTCTGTTTACCCAACGTGATCATGACCAGTAAGACGCCGACTTCCCCATATTTCAAGTGCAACGATCTGAAGGACCGCGCTGGGCTATTTTGGCATGTGGTGGTCAACCATGTGTGCCAGGTCATCTTCTGGGGAAACCTCGTCATTGTAATCTTATGCTACACTCTAATCACCAGAGAGTTGTATAAATCCTACTCGCGCACCAAGGCACACGGCCCCGGGGGGTGCAGGACATCAACCAAGCAGAAGCAGCAGGctaagaagaaaatgaacacTAATGTTTTTGTGGTCCTGGCTGTGTTCTTTGTGTGCTTTGTGCCATTCCACTTTGCCCGAGTGCCGTACACCATGAGCCAAACTCGGGATGTCCTCTTTGACTGCCAACTCAAGCTTTTCCTCTTCCAGCTTAAAGAGGGCACACTCTTTCTGTCATCCCTCAATTCCCTTTTGGACCCCCTCATCTACTTCTTTCTTTGCAAGTCCTTCAGGATCACCCTGTTCAAGACCCTCAGGCTGCCCCCTGGGACTTGCAGCTGGTTGCTAGAGAGGGGCTCAGAAACTGATTCGAGCAACACTGCACTCAGAGAAGCATCTTTCTCTGCCAGAGGTGAACCGGTAGGGTGTTAA